In one window of Desulfuribacillus alkaliarsenatis DNA:
- a CDS encoding peptidase MA family metallohydrolase, translated as MRIMKVILVVATPLLLFISLIALYFNNQVNLTTYAQPVIRSAIDVANMNSLSDWSVIENELVVIRYHSVDEEEIEMVLEIATDIRKSLDDRYQFHYNKPVNIVIKPTREEMREFFGWGESASAVGVYYGKRIYLLAPSLWVDADSIEQLTDKYLKIGPIAHEYTHFIIDHKYHNNVPRWYNEAVAQYEEYLYQGFEWIEPYGRLNQQLYSYQEMQRDFDNLPNQALSYRQGFMFLKYQIDKYGEEKYWDFMGKIENRFLFEQAFAQVYGIDISDVWQEWEQHVVANKLR; from the coding sequence ATGCGTATAATGAAAGTCATCTTAGTTGTTGCCACGCCGTTGCTGTTGTTTATTAGTCTTATAGCTTTATATTTTAACAATCAAGTTAACTTAACAACATATGCACAACCTGTTATAAGGTCTGCTATTGATGTAGCTAATATGAATAGCCTGAGCGATTGGAGCGTAATTGAGAACGAACTAGTAGTTATTCGGTATCATAGTGTAGATGAAGAAGAAATAGAAATGGTTCTTGAAATTGCAACAGACATAAGAAAATCCCTCGATGACCGCTATCAATTTCATTATAATAAGCCTGTAAATATTGTCATTAAGCCAACGAGAGAAGAGATGCGTGAGTTTTTTGGCTGGGGAGAAAGTGCTAGTGCTGTAGGAGTATACTATGGCAAGCGCATATACCTTTTAGCTCCTTCCCTGTGGGTTGATGCTGACTCTATTGAACAATTAACAGATAAATATCTTAAAATTGGTCCAATTGCCCACGAATACACACACTTTATCATTGATCATAAATACCATAACAATGTACCGCGTTGGTACAACGAAGCTGTAGCACAATATGAAGAATATCTGTATCAAGGCTTTGAGTGGATAGAACCCTATGGAAGACTCAATCAACAGCTCTATAGCTATCAAGAAATGCAAAGAGACTTCGACAACCTGCCAAACCAAGCACTTTCTTATCGCCAAGGATTTATGTTTCTTAAATATCAAATTGATAAATATGGCGAAGAAAAGTATTGGGATTTCATGGGCAAAATAGAGAATAGGTTTCTATTTGAACAGGCTTTTGCCCAAGTATATGGTATAGATATTAGTGACGTATGGCAGGAGTGGGAGCAGCATGTGGTTGCGAACAAGCTGCGATAG
- the yycF gene encoding response regulator YycF → MIVAHILVVDDEKPIADILKFSLEKEGYQVDVSYDGASALSKLKATQYDLVLLDIMLPEKDGFQVCKEVRQVSSLPIIMLTAKDAEVDKVLGLELGADDYITKPYSTRELLARVKANLRRYQGNGSSNAANILQIADLVIDLSMYQVKKKQQVIELTHREFELLTYLAKHKGQVFTREHLLQSVWGYDYFGDVRTVDVTVRRLREKVETDPSNPDYVITKRGIGYKLQSPEQKKDSI, encoded by the coding sequence ATTATAGTGGCTCATATATTAGTAGTAGATGATGAGAAACCAATTGCAGATATACTGAAGTTTTCGCTGGAGAAAGAGGGCTATCAGGTTGATGTTAGCTATGATGGTGCTTCCGCATTGAGCAAGCTTAAGGCGACCCAGTATGATTTGGTGCTTTTAGACATTATGCTACCAGAGAAGGACGGATTTCAGGTCTGCAAAGAAGTAAGACAGGTTAGTAGTCTGCCAATCATCATGTTAACAGCTAAAGACGCAGAGGTTGATAAGGTGCTCGGGCTAGAATTAGGCGCGGACGATTATATCACTAAGCCTTACAGCACGCGTGAGTTACTTGCTAGAGTGAAGGCAAATCTACGTCGCTACCAGGGAAATGGTAGCAGCAATGCAGCTAATATACTACAAATAGCAGACCTCGTAATAGATTTATCTATGTATCAGGTTAAGAAGAAGCAGCAGGTAATCGAGCTAACACATAGGGAGTTTGAACTTTTAACATACTTAGCGAAGCATAAAGGACAGGTCTTCACTAGAGAGCATCTATTGCAATCAGTTTGGGGCTATGACTACTTTGGCGATGTGCGTACCGTTGATGTTACTGTAAGGCGATTGCGGGAAAAAGTTGAAACAGATCCGAGCAACCCTGACTATGTAATTACCAAGCGAGGAATTGGCTATAAGCTCCAATCTCCTGAGCAAAAAAAAGACAGTATATAA
- a CDS encoding ATP-binding protein: protein MFKSIRWKLMVVYLLMILFAMQLIGLYFMKSLEDYHLRNHSENIYSQANVLADFLERYFIEGEQQENRDLDTLVRDFAKQIRADIQIIDANAIIISDSSGSQYIGQRNVQLEVTRALLGARGEAIRSEPETGFRVKIFATPIRAQNEIVGAVYITSSLEPIYNTLKEVNTLISTATVLVLVISSALVIILARTITTPLVELTGKATDMANGDFNQQVTIYSDDEIGKLGLAFNQLTLRLKSALEDNKKEKQRLEAILNNMSDGVIATSSDGKILLINPTAQQMIGISEEKAMIKNILDILEIDELKKDWFDLKERTAFQTIINHKTSLYQVVVSPLKTTETAAYGMLVILHDITEREQLDQQRREFVANVSHELRTPLTTIRSYVEALVEGADSDPEIRQRFTGVIQNETERMIRLVTDLLELSQLDAKNISWNFRVLDLNEVIEDVFDRFHVQFNNKGIEGNLSLIKSEVVVLVDRDRIDQVLNNLLSNAVKYTSSGGVVKIENEIIWSKGKRYVQVRVKDTGIGIPPKDTQRVFERFYRVDKARSRDFGGTGLGLSISKQIILAHNGLIEIQSKVDEGTTVKFTLPLHEEGLHDRAD from the coding sequence ATGTTTAAAAGCATACGCTGGAAGCTGATGGTTGTTTATTTGCTAATGATTTTATTTGCAATGCAGCTCATCGGCTTATATTTTATGAAATCCTTAGAAGATTACCATCTACGTAATCACTCAGAGAATATCTACTCTCAGGCAAATGTTTTGGCTGATTTTTTGGAGCGCTACTTTATAGAAGGAGAACAACAAGAGAACCGGGACTTAGATACACTGGTTAGAGATTTCGCAAAACAGATACGTGCTGATATTCAGATAATAGATGCTAATGCAATAATCATTAGCGATTCAAGTGGCTCACAGTATATAGGACAGAGAAACGTTCAGCTTGAGGTTACGAGAGCTCTTTTAGGTGCAAGAGGGGAAGCGATTCGATCAGAGCCAGAGACAGGCTTTCGTGTTAAAATCTTTGCCACACCTATACGTGCACAAAACGAAATTGTTGGAGCTGTATATATTACATCTTCATTAGAGCCAATCTATAACACACTTAAGGAAGTTAATACGCTGATATCTACAGCAACGGTCTTAGTGCTAGTAATATCGTCAGCATTAGTCATCATTCTTGCTCGAACGATTACGACGCCGCTTGTAGAGTTAACGGGCAAAGCCACTGATATGGCTAACGGTGATTTTAATCAGCAGGTTACGATTTATAGTGATGATGAGATAGGTAAGTTAGGCTTAGCGTTTAATCAATTGACCCTACGACTGAAGAGCGCCTTAGAGGATAATAAAAAAGAAAAGCAGCGGCTTGAAGCTATTTTGAACAATATGAGTGACGGTGTAATCGCCACAAGCTCCGATGGCAAAATTCTTCTGATTAACCCAACTGCTCAGCAAATGATTGGCATATCAGAAGAAAAGGCTATGATTAAAAATATCCTTGATATTCTAGAAATTGATGAACTTAAAAAGGATTGGTTTGATTTAAAAGAACGCACGGCCTTTCAAACAATTATTAATCATAAGACTTCATTATATCAGGTTGTCGTAAGTCCGCTCAAAACTACGGAGACAGCAGCCTATGGAATGCTAGTCATCCTACACGATATTACAGAAAGAGAACAATTAGATCAACAGCGCCGGGAATTTGTAGCAAACGTATCCCACGAGCTTCGAACACCACTTACAACAATCCGCAGCTATGTAGAAGCGCTTGTGGAAGGGGCAGACAGCGATCCAGAAATTAGACAAAGATTTACTGGAGTTATCCAGAATGAGACTGAACGGATGATACGACTAGTTACGGATTTATTGGAGCTATCACAGTTAGATGCTAAAAACATTAGCTGGAACTTCAGAGTATTAGACTTGAATGAAGTAATCGAGGATGTGTTTGACCGTTTTCACGTGCAATTTAATAATAAAGGTATAGAGGGAAACCTATCCTTGATTAAATCAGAAGTGGTTGTATTAGTAGATAGAGATCGAATAGACCAAGTCCTTAACAACCTATTATCTAATGCTGTCAAATATACAAGTAGTGGTGGAGTCGTTAAAATAGAAAATGAAATTATCTGGAGTAAAGGGAAAAGATATGTCCAAGTGCGAGTAAAGGATACGGGAATTGGTATACCGCCAAAGGATACCCAAAGGGTATTTGAACGCTTTTATCGAGTAGACAAAGCACGCTCCAGAGATTTTGGAGGCACAGGTTTAGGACTATCGATATCTAAACAAATCATTCTAGCGCATAATGGGCTTATAGAGATTCAAAGTAAAGTTGATGAAGGAACAACTGTTAAATTCACCTTACCTTTACATGAGGAGGGGTTGCATGATAGAGCAGATTAA
- the yycH gene encoding two-component system activity regulator YycH — MIEQIKTGILSILVITSILMSSMLWYSAPSYAPLLTVMNIEQTQTSSTQYNLDDIVIPREFVAIEEGVEYSRVHPSSNVFNTIYDRIKSLNITNVELVEEAYQLDGITSNRAIEMRFFNKMPVEYLGLVFRIDSNELNKLDTLVHKVTLFYDNDEDRSRILFEGSQIYIANTNITEGRLAEIINLASSTAAQRLQATDFAKQTIRVTELSNSLFPDPTAIRQIEEVGQSVIYTDGSRGLRINHRLQTLDYTDPTAEYRYREVDFATMVQEAIKFLNRHHSLVGNYILAQAIEVSRENNEYTLVFQQQYNGYPILSTRELAISEISLKMKNNRVIRMNHASIYLGQELERSVVNVISAEDIKTIIERRIDISDNTHDIYLGYYPVNVDEETIQLRPVWVLTHGSVTRNVFDAVTGQEIRI; from the coding sequence ATGATAGAGCAGATTAAAACAGGAATTCTATCAATATTAGTAATCACAAGTATTTTAATGTCAAGCATGCTATGGTATTCAGCTCCTAGCTATGCTCCTCTATTAACGGTAATGAATATTGAGCAAACACAGACATCATCAACACAATATAACCTAGATGATATTGTAATACCTAGGGAGTTTGTAGCCATTGAAGAAGGTGTAGAGTACAGTAGAGTACATCCAAGTAGCAATGTTTTTAATACTATTTACGATCGCATAAAAAGCTTAAATATAACTAATGTCGAGCTGGTGGAAGAAGCATATCAATTAGATGGTATAACGTCTAACCGAGCAATAGAAATGCGTTTCTTTAATAAAATGCCAGTAGAATATTTAGGTCTAGTATTTCGAATTGACAGTAATGAGCTAAATAAGCTAGATACATTAGTTCATAAGGTAACTTTATTCTATGATAATGATGAAGACCGTTCTCGTATATTGTTCGAAGGTAGCCAGATATATATTGCAAACACAAATATTACAGAGGGACGCTTGGCTGAAATTATTAATTTAGCTTCTAGCACAGCCGCTCAAAGATTACAGGCTACGGATTTTGCCAAGCAAACAATCCGTGTTACGGAGCTGAGCAACTCGTTATTCCCTGATCCGACTGCTATCAGGCAAATTGAGGAGGTTGGACAGTCCGTTATATATACTGACGGTAGTAGAGGCCTACGAATAAATCATAGACTGCAGACATTAGACTACACCGATCCGACAGCAGAGTATCGCTATCGAGAGGTAGACTTTGCGACAATGGTCCAGGAAGCGATTAAGTTCTTAAACAGACACCACAGCCTAGTTGGTAACTATATTCTTGCCCAGGCCATAGAAGTATCTCGAGAGAATAATGAATATACGTTAGTGTTTCAGCAGCAGTACAATGGCTATCCAATACTATCAACACGGGAGCTAGCTATCTCAGAGATTAGCTTAAAAATGAAGAATAATCGTGTTATTAGAATGAACCATGCCTCCATCTACTTAGGCCAAGAGCTAGAGCGGAGCGTTGTAAATGTCATAAGTGCCGAAGATATTAAAACTATAATTGAACGGCGAATTGATATCTCAGATAATACGCATGATATCTACTTAGGCTATTACCCTGTCAATGTTGATGAAGAGACTATTCAACTGCGCCCGGTATGGGTGCTCACGCATGGAAGTGTAACAAGGAACGTCTTTGATGCTGTTACGGGGCAAGAAATCCGAATTTAG
- the yycI gene encoding two-component system regulatory protein YycI, which produces MDLARAKTILIIAFLVLNAILVYQLYLKQQINTDYSLLILEEINEVEQLLADNQIYLNQPIPTDIRDRPFLRINRESHSVSEIRDAIDVENNQLIVRIIEDNHIEYQWIKQDANDSFAYDVSSHSYTELPRKLLFEGASYRPHFSSIENGNGHIVYLQYFMDYPLFGITATAYVEENKITSWRQKFAGNIEAEDTVRPILTAATALRRITGEIESHPATIEKIELGYYSRFTESDSWLLPPVWGIILSTGEEFYINAFTGELEGLQEHNE; this is translated from the coding sequence ATGGATTTAGCTAGAGCTAAGACAATACTTATCATTGCATTTTTAGTACTTAATGCTATTCTGGTGTATCAGCTATATTTAAAGCAGCAGATTAATACTGATTACTCATTGCTGATTCTAGAAGAGATTAATGAGGTTGAGCAATTACTGGCTGATAATCAAATCTATCTCAATCAGCCAATACCAACTGATATTAGAGATCGTCCTTTTTTGCGGATTAATCGTGAATCACACTCTGTATCCGAGATTAGGGATGCTATTGATGTAGAAAATAATCAGTTAATAGTTAGAATTATTGAAGACAATCACATAGAATACCAATGGATTAAGCAGGATGCAAATGACAGCTTTGCATACGACGTTTCTAGTCATAGCTACACAGAGCTTCCTAGAAAGCTGTTATTTGAAGGAGCGAGCTACCGACCACATTTCTCATCCATAGAAAATGGAAATGGACATATTGTTTACCTGCAATATTTTATGGACTATCCGTTATTTGGTATAACAGCGACGGCATACGTAGAGGAGAACAAAATCACCAGCTGGCGCCAGAAATTTGCAGGAAACATAGAGGCAGAGGACACGGTGCGACCTATTTTAACGGCAGCAACTGCATTGCGTAGGATTACTGGTGAAATTGAATCACACCCAGCTACCATAGAAAAGATAGAGCTAGGATACTATAGCCGTTTTACAGAATCGGATTCCTGGTTGTTACCCCCTGTATGGGGAATTATCCTATCAACGGGAGAAGAATTTTATATTAACGCATTTACTGGTGAGTTAGAAGGATTACAGGAGCATAACGAGTGA
- a CDS encoding histidine phosphatase family protein: MRLYLVRHGQTVANAERRFQGHKDFPLSDIGEEQARRVSERLENTPIDCFYASDLGRAVTTAEVIAKPHGKQVQQNRLFREYSWGVFDGLTLEDAEFHYPHVVKKNVEDWGMVDIPEKEVYSEFLKRADQAFQLLIKKHMGKRVLVVSHGRFLNALMTRILKVKEETIWAFTFVNTSVTIIDFTHNRKPKVRLFNDTNHLSGMKGYDDVFK; encoded by the coding sequence GTGAGACTATATCTAGTAAGACATGGGCAAACCGTTGCCAATGCCGAACGGAGGTTTCAAGGACATAAAGATTTTCCGCTATCAGATATTGGTGAAGAACAGGCTAGACGGGTATCCGAGCGTTTAGAGAATACGCCGATAGATTGTTTTTATGCTAGTGACCTAGGGCGGGCTGTGACGACGGCAGAAGTAATTGCTAAGCCACATGGCAAACAGGTGCAGCAAAATCGACTTTTTCGCGAGTATAGCTGGGGTGTTTTCGATGGGCTAACATTAGAGGATGCGGAGTTTCACTACCCGCACGTAGTTAAGAAAAATGTTGAAGACTGGGGTATGGTCGATATTCCCGAGAAGGAAGTTTATTCAGAATTTCTAAAGCGTGCTGACCAAGCATTTCAGCTATTAATTAAAAAGCACATGGGTAAGCGGGTATTAGTAGTCAGTCATGGGCGATTTTTAAATGCTTTAATGACTAGGATTCTAAAGGTTAAAGAGGAAACGATATGGGCGTTTACATTTGTAAATACGTCCGTTACAATAATAGATTTTACACATAATCGTAAGCCAAAGGTGCGGTTATTCAATGATACCAACCATTTAAGTGGCATGAAGGGATACGACGATGTGTTCAAGTAA
- a CDS encoding MBL fold metallo-hydrolase, translating into MVQYSVLASGSSGNAILVQSDKATILIDAGLSGRQIEAAMAEIGVSADSLSGIFVTHEHQDHVKGVGVLSRRYKVPVFANQRTWDGMERSIGEIKAGFYERFTTNDQIEIGNLAVKSFPISHDSNEPVGYCVLCGNTKLSIGTDMGYVNDKIKGFLMDSDAIIIEANHDIDMLRVGPYPWHLKQRILSDHGHLSNEAAGELLTEIISANTKCIHLAHLSKENNLPQLAHLTVKSILEEEQFKVGQEFDLEVTYPDKPTKLRAVKRR; encoded by the coding sequence ATGGTTCAATATAGCGTCCTAGCAAGCGGGAGTTCAGGAAATGCAATTTTAGTACAATCAGACAAGGCTACAATTTTAATTGACGCGGGCTTAAGTGGGCGCCAGATAGAAGCAGCTATGGCAGAGATCGGTGTAAGTGCTGACAGTCTTAGTGGAATTTTTGTTACCCATGAGCATCAGGATCATGTTAAAGGTGTAGGAGTATTATCTAGAAGGTATAAGGTGCCTGTTTTTGCAAATCAGCGAACATGGGACGGTATGGAAAGGTCAATAGGAGAGATCAAAGCGGGTTTTTATGAACGCTTTACTACAAATGATCAAATAGAAATAGGCAATCTAGCAGTTAAATCCTTTCCTATATCCCATGACAGCAATGAACCTGTAGGCTATTGCGTCCTTTGTGGCAATACCAAGCTGTCTATCGGTACTGATATGGGTTATGTGAACGACAAAATTAAGGGCTTTCTAATGGATTCCGATGCAATAATAATTGAAGCAAATCATGACATAGACATGCTGCGGGTAGGACCGTATCCCTGGCATCTAAAACAACGAATTCTAAGCGACCATGGCCATCTATCTAATGAAGCGGCAGGGGAGTTGTTAACGGAGATTATTTCTGCGAACACTAAATGTATACATCTAGCGCACTTAAGTAAAGAGAACAATCTTCCACAGCTTGCGCACCTAACTGTCAAATCAATTCTAGAAGAAGAACAATTTAAAGTTGGACAAGAGTTCGACCTAGAGGTTACATACCCAGACAAGCCAACTAAGCTTCGTGCGGTTAAACGGCGCTAG
- a CDS encoding S1C family serine protease — MSYEEDFHERKSRKKGFSGFTVIVLVLIASLIGGGTVAMLVPSMIQAGVIDINGAQNANFYGNSPIVQTRDPLERQQTQLEVTTAIVDAVDRVKPAVVGIVNIQGGQGFFSNHQEYEAGSGSGVIIEVTGNRALIVTNHHVIEGARSLSVTLADGEQVEARLVGSDELTDLAVLEIDARHVTTIAAFGNSDALRPGEPAIAIGNPLGLEFAQTVTVGVISATQRALPVRIGGNKVYEVNVIQTDAAINFGNSGGALVNIHGELIGINSAKIARAGVEGIGFSIPINDAEPIINDLIEHGRVIRPYLGIAPRDLNTVPEQYRPEVPVREGVILSDNPVGPAAEAGLEMYDVIVEIQGRAIDNSVTLRKVLYGKRVGDTINIVYYRGAQLLETQITLGELPELP; from the coding sequence ATGAGCTATGAAGAAGATTTTCATGAAAGAAAAAGTCGTAAAAAAGGCTTCAGTGGGTTTACGGTAATTGTACTTGTGTTAATTGCGTCCTTGATTGGTGGCGGTACGGTAGCAATGCTAGTACCATCAATGATACAAGCAGGGGTGATAGATATAAACGGCGCGCAGAATGCGAATTTTTATGGGAATTCACCAATAGTTCAAACCCGTGACCCGTTAGAACGTCAGCAGACGCAGCTAGAAGTTACTACTGCAATAGTGGATGCGGTTGACCGCGTTAAACCAGCAGTTGTTGGTATAGTAAATATTCAAGGTGGACAGGGATTTTTCTCCAACCATCAAGAGTATGAAGCAGGCAGTGGTTCTGGGGTAATTATAGAGGTGACTGGTAACAGAGCACTAATAGTAACGAACCATCACGTAATTGAAGGAGCAAGGAGTTTATCTGTTACACTGGCAGACGGCGAGCAAGTAGAAGCTAGATTAGTTGGTTCTGATGAATTGACGGATTTAGCTGTACTAGAAATTGACGCTAGACATGTAACGACAATTGCTGCCTTTGGTAATTCGGATGCCCTTAGACCTGGTGAACCAGCAATCGCAATCGGAAATCCCCTGGGATTAGAATTCGCACAAACAGTTACCGTAGGAGTTATAAGTGCTACTCAGAGAGCCTTGCCAGTAAGAATTGGCGGGAATAAAGTATACGAGGTAAATGTTATTCAAACAGATGCTGCTATCAATTTTGGTAATAGTGGCGGAGCCTTGGTAAATATCCATGGAGAACTAATTGGTATTAACAGTGCAAAAATTGCACGTGCAGGTGTAGAGGGCATTGGCTTTTCGATTCCCATCAACGATGCAGAGCCTATAATTAACGACCTTATCGAGCACGGGCGCGTTATCCGTCCATATTTAGGAATTGCTCCACGTGACTTAAATACAGTTCCAGAGCAATATCGACCTGAGGTACCTGTACGAGAAGGAGTTATCCTTTCTGATAATCCAGTTGGCCCTGCAGCAGAAGCAGGCTTAGAGATGTATGATGTAATCGTAGAAATCCAAGGAAGAGCAATCGACAACAGCGTTACATTAAGAAAGGTGCTTTATGGTAAGCGTGTCGGCGATACCATTAATATAGTGTACTATCGAGGTGCACAGTTATTAGAAACACAGATAACCCTCGGTGAACTACCAGAGCTACCATAA
- a CDS encoding LTA synthase family protein, producing MSRLPFSNNVNLLVYFMGTLLFMESLLRFTTVGGFLSIGFLISVVYSIIVALIFFMVSSLFASQKANYVTSVVLLILAAMIFTSQFLYYQFFRTFYSVYSMTQYSQVFEFRQDIGAFVIQYFHWILLYFLPVFIIVATRNRWFVFMQSAMKFRIALVAGVVFLYLMSITTIHAAGKGVNSPYDLYFNSSNPALSTDRLGMITTMRLDLQRLATGWTPRIDPATLKVVAANGNSNPKDDNTEAEIEIERSYNVLDIDFNSLIENESDEALKSMHQYFANVEPTAKNEYTGIYEGYNLVLITAESFAPYAVHKDVTPTLYKLVHEGYHFTDFYVPLWNVSTTDGEYVKLTGLIPKSGVWSFSQSANNDLPFVMGNQFKSLGYNTVAYHNHTYTYYDRGNTHPNMGYDYYGVGSGLEVTDVWPASDLEMMEQSIPDYIDKQPFHAYYMTVSGHMQYSFIGNSMAHKNRHYVEDLPYNEQGQAYLATQIELDKALRYLLDQLEEAGIADNTLIVLSSDHYPYGLNDETINELNGHTVEENFELHKSPLIIYTKGMEPKVIDRPSSSLDIVPTLSNLFGLEHDSRLLMGRDIFSDSDPLVIFNNRSFITDKGKYNAVTNEFIANDGLEVDEDYIETMMAIVNSKFYFSALMLDTNYYQYFE from the coding sequence ATGAGTCGATTACCATTTTCAAATAATGTAAATTTATTAGTCTATTTTATGGGTACTTTGCTTTTTATGGAGTCGTTGTTGCGTTTTACTACTGTAGGGGGATTTCTGTCTATTGGGTTTCTGATATCAGTTGTATACTCAATAATTGTTGCTTTAATCTTCTTCATGGTAAGCAGCTTATTCGCTAGCCAAAAAGCTAACTACGTTACATCTGTAGTTCTATTAATCTTGGCTGCAATGATTTTCACTTCGCAATTTCTATATTATCAATTCTTCAGAACCTTCTATAGCGTTTACTCTATGACACAGTATTCTCAGGTGTTTGAATTTAGACAGGATATTGGTGCTTTTGTAATCCAGTATTTTCACTGGATACTATTATACTTTTTGCCTGTTTTTATTATCGTTGCTACGAGGAATCGTTGGTTTGTATTCATGCAATCAGCCATGAAGTTTCGAATTGCACTAGTTGCTGGTGTAGTCTTTCTTTACTTAATGAGCATAACAACAATTCACGCTGCTGGTAAAGGTGTTAATTCACCCTATGATTTGTATTTTAATAGCAGCAATCCTGCGCTATCAACGGATAGGCTTGGTATGATTACAACCATGCGATTAGACCTACAGAGGCTTGCAACAGGATGGACACCTCGCATAGATCCTGCAACTTTAAAAGTAGTTGCTGCAAATGGTAACAGTAACCCGAAAGATGATAATACTGAAGCAGAAATTGAAATAGAACGTTCATATAATGTTTTAGATATTGATTTTAACTCGCTCATTGAAAACGAATCTGATGAAGCCCTAAAAAGCATGCATCAATATTTTGCGAATGTAGAACCTACTGCTAAAAATGAGTACACAGGTATTTACGAAGGCTATAATCTAGTCTTAATTACAGCTGAGAGCTTTGCTCCTTACGCTGTCCATAAGGATGTGACACCTACCTTATATAAGCTTGTACATGAAGGCTATCATTTTACTGACTTTTATGTGCCGCTTTGGAATGTCAGTACTACCGATGGTGAATATGTAAAACTAACGGGGTTAATCCCTAAAAGTGGTGTTTGGAGCTTTTCTCAGTCTGCCAATAATGATTTGCCATTTGTTATGGGAAATCAGTTTAAATCTCTAGGGTATAACACTGTCGCATATCATAATCATACGTACACATATTATGACCGCGGAAACACACATCCAAATATGGGCTATGATTATTATGGGGTTGGTAGTGGCCTTGAGGTTACAGACGTCTGGCCTGCTTCAGATTTAGAGATGATGGAGCAATCAATACCTGATTATATAGATAAGCAACCATTTCATGCATATTATATGACAGTAAGCGGGCATATGCAGTATTCTTTCATTGGCAATAGTATGGCACATAAGAATAGACATTATGTCGAAGACTTGCCTTATAACGAACAGGGGCAGGCGTACCTAGCTACACAAATTGAGCTTGATAAGGCGTTACGTTATCTGTTAGATCAGTTAGAGGAAGCAGGTATAGCAGACAATACCTTAATTGTTTTAAGCTCAGACCATTATCCTTATGGGCTAAACGATGAAACTATAAATGAGCTTAATGGTCATACAGTAGAAGAGAATTTTGAATTACACAAAAGTCCATTGATTATCTACACAAAGGGTATGGAACCAAAGGTTATAGATAGACCCAGCTCAAGCCTAGATATAGTTCCTACGCTATCTAACTTATTTGGTCTGGAACATGATTCTAGGTTATTGATGGGGCGTGATATTTTTTCTGACTCGGACCCTTTAGTAATCTTTAATAATAGAAGCTTTATCACCGATAAAGGCAAATACAATGCTGTTACTAATGAATTTATTGCTAACGATGGACTCGAGGTTGATGAGGATTATATTGAAACGATGATGGCAATTGTAAACAGCAAATTTTATTTCTCAGCATTGATGCTTGACACTAATTATTATCAATATTTTGAATAG